From a region of the Coprococcus comes ATCC 27758 genome:
- the pstB gene encoding phosphate ABC transporter ATP-binding protein PstB, with protein MSKISVKNLDLYYGDFKALKNINLEIEPNKITAFIGPSGCGKSTLLKSINRMNDLVEGCRIDGEILLDGQNIFKGMDVNVLRKRVGMVFQKPNPFPMSIYDNIAYGPRTHGIRSKAKLDDIVEKSLRNAAIWDECKDRLKKSALGMSGGQQQRLCIARALAVEPEVLLMDEPTSALDPISTSKIEDLAMELKKDYTIVMVTHNMQQAVRVSDNTAFFLLGEVVEYNDTEKLFSIPSDKRTEDYITGRFG; from the coding sequence ATGTCAAAGATAAGTGTAAAAAATCTTGATTTATATTATGGCGATTTCAAGGCACTGAAAAACATTAACCTTGAGATCGAGCCAAATAAGATCACCGCGTTCATCGGACCGAGTGGTTGTGGTAAATCCACACTTCTCAAGTCGATCAACCGTATGAATGATCTGGTAGAAGGATGCCGGATTGACGGCGAAATCCTTCTGGACGGACAGAATATTTTTAAAGGAATGGACGTAAATGTCCTGAGAAAAAGAGTCGGAATGGTATTCCAGAAACCAAATCCATTCCCGATGAGCATTTATGATAATATTGCTTACGGACCGAGAACGCATGGAATCCGTTCAAAGGCAAAACTGGATGATATTGTAGAAAAATCACTGCGTAATGCAGCTATCTGGGACGAGTGTAAGGACCGTCTGAAAAAGAGTGCACTTGGCATGTCCGGTGGACAGCAGCAGAGACTTTGCATTGCACGTGCACTTGCAGTAGAACCGGAAGTACTTCTGATGGATGAACCGACTTCCGCACTGGATCCGATCTCAACATCCAAGATAGAAGACCTTGCGATGGAACTGAAAAAAGATTATACTATCGTTATGGTAACACATAATATGCAGCAGGCAGTCCGAGTGTCGGACAATACCGCATTTTTCCTTCTTGGAGAAGTTGTAGAATATAATGATACTGAAAAATTATTCTCGATTCCGTCCGATAAGAGGACAGAAGATTATATTACAGGGAGGTTTGGTTAA
- the phoU gene encoding phosphate signaling complex protein PhoU, which produces MRNRFDRQLEELNEMLIHMGELCETAIEEATGALEGHDIARAKAVITADSEIDQMEKEIENLCLKLLLQQQPVARDLRRISASLKMITDMERIGDQTADIADIVIATKSTEEKNLKDINRMAEATVKMVRDSVSAYVQKDLELARSVMAADDEVDDLFDLVKGDLVKFISDHKGSAGDEAIDLIMIAKYLERIGDHATNIAEWVEFSITGIHAGGTAI; this is translated from the coding sequence ATGCGGAACAGATTTGACAGACAGCTGGAAGAACTTAATGAGATGCTTATCCATATGGGAGAACTTTGCGAGACGGCAATCGAGGAAGCAACAGGAGCTCTGGAAGGACATGATATTGCCAGAGCAAAGGCTGTCATTACAGCAGACAGCGAGATCGATCAGATGGAAAAAGAAATTGAAAATCTCTGCCTGAAGCTTTTGCTTCAGCAACAGCCGGTAGCGCGGGATCTGCGAAGGATCTCGGCATCACTTAAGATGATCACGGATATGGAACGTATCGGAGATCAGACTGCGGATATTGCAGATATTGTGATCGCAACAAAATCAACAGAGGAAAAGAATCTGAAGGATATTAACCGGATGGCAGAGGCGACTGTAAAGATGGTAAGAGACAGTGTATCTGCCTATGTACAGAAAGATCTGGAGCTTGCAAGAAGTGTCATGGCAGCAGATGATGAGGTAGATGATCTTTTTGATCTGGTAAAAGGAGATCTGGTAAAATTTATTTCCGATCACAAAGGAAGTGCCGGAGATGAGGCAATCGACTTGATCATGATTGCGAAATATCTGGAGAGGATCGGAGATCATGCAACAAATATTGCAGAGTGGGTTGAATTTTCAATTACAGGTATTCATGCAGGCGGAACTGCAATCTAA
- a CDS encoding winged helix-turn-helix domain-containing protein has translation MIFCVEDEANIRELVVYTLETTGFEARGFEEGTSFFEALAEELPELILLDIMLPGEDGMEILKKLKTSGRTKDIPVIMVTAKGAEYDKVMGLDAGADDYVTKPFGMMELVSRIRAVLRRTSKKEEDDTYVLGEIRMDRKKHEVTVAGEPVALTLKEYELLRKLMENQNIVLTRDKLLEEIWGYDFDGETRTVDVHVRTLRQKLGQAGEYIETVRGVGYRIGEIDAK, from the coding sequence ATGATTTTTTGTGTGGAGGATGAAGCGAACATCCGGGAATTAGTAGTATATACACTTGAGACTACGGGATTTGAGGCCCGTGGATTTGAAGAAGGCACATCATTCTTTGAAGCTCTGGCAGAGGAACTGCCAGAGCTGATTTTGCTTGATATCATGCTCCCTGGAGAAGATGGAATGGAGATCCTGAAGAAGCTGAAGACTTCCGGGAGAACCAAAGATATTCCGGTCATCATGGTTACGGCAAAGGGTGCAGAATATGACAAGGTCATGGGACTGGATGCGGGAGCAGATGATTATGTGACCAAACCATTTGGAATGATGGAACTGGTATCCAGAATCCGTGCAGTACTCAGACGGACATCAAAAAAAGAAGAGGATGATACCTATGTGCTGGGTGAGATCCGCATGGACCGTAAAAAGCATGAAGTAACGGTAGCGGGAGAACCGGTAGCATTAACATTGAAAGAATATGAGCTGTTGAGAAAACTTATGGAGAATCAGAATATTGTTCTGACAAGAGATAAATTACTGGAAGAAATCTGGGGATATGATTTTGACGGTGAGACCAGAACGGTAGATGTCCATGTAAGAACCCTGCGCCAGAAGCTGGGACAGGCAGGAGAATATATTGAGACTGTCCGGGGAGTGGGATACCGTATAGGAGAGATCGATGCGAAATAG
- the pstA gene encoding phosphate ABC transporter permease PstA yields the protein MFLVMLATFITFALLLFLIFYILINGIPYIKPSLFSLHYTSDNASVIPALINTVVMTLLSLLIAVPFGIFSAIFLVEYAGKGNKFIEVIRLTTETLSGIPSIVYGLFGMLFFVNTLKWGFSVLAGAFTLSIMILPLIMRQTEEALKAVPDSYREGSFGLGAGKLRTVFRIVLPSAVPGILAGVILAIGRIVGETAALIYTAGTVAQVPKNVLGSGRTLAIHMYMLSSEGLYMNQAYATAVILLVLVVAINTLSGVVAKKLTKA from the coding sequence ATGTTTCTTGTGATGCTTGCGACATTTATCACGTTTGCATTGCTCCTGTTCTTGATTTTTTATATTTTGATCAATGGAATTCCGTATATTAAACCGTCATTATTTTCATTACATTATACATCGGACAATGCATCTGTTATACCGGCATTGATCAATACGGTTGTTATGACACTGCTTTCGCTTTTGATCGCAGTACCATTTGGTATTTTTTCAGCAATCTTTCTTGTGGAATACGCAGGAAAGGGGAATAAATTTATCGAAGTGATCCGCCTGACGACGGAGACTCTTTCGGGCATTCCGTCTATCGTATATGGTCTGTTTGGTATGCTGTTCTTTGTAAATACGCTGAAATGGGGATTTTCCGTTCTGGCAGGTGCATTTACTTTATCGATTATGATTCTTCCGCTGATCATGCGCCAGACAGAAGAAGCACTTAAAGCAGTTCCGGATTCTTACAGAGAAGGAAGCTTTGGACTTGGAGCCGGAAAGCTCCGTACTGTATTCCGTATCGTGCTTCCATCGGCAGTTCCTGGAATCCTTGCGGGTGTGATCCTTGCCATTGGACGTATCGTAGGAGAGACGGCAGCACTGATTTATACAGCAGGAACGGTTGCACAGGTGCCAAAGAATGTACTTGGTTCCGGTCGGACACTGGCAATCCATATGTATATGCTGTCAAGCGAAGGACTGTATATGAACCAGGCGTATGCGACAGCTGTTATTTTGCTTGTACTGGTTGTTGCGATCAACACCCTTTCCGGTGTGGTTGCGAAGAAACTGACGAAAGCATAG